The DNA window TCCGCCGCAAATTTATTCGCATTTGATGCTGCGGATATCGGATTTGATGCCGCAGCTGACGGTGAGGGAGTTATCATACAACAAACGCCACCAATCAGGAATAATGACGTCAGCCCCGGAAATGTCGGGCAGCTGCGCGATGCGGTGATATTTGCGTTCACTGCCGAGCAAGGCGCACTGAGCGATGTTCTGCAGAACGAGACAGGTTATTTTGTCTTCAGGTTAGAGGAGATCGAAGAAAGTACGGTAAAATCTCTCGACGAGGTAAGATCCGTAATCAAGTTTGAGATTGAACAGGAGAAGCGAAGCCTGAAAGCCAAAGATTACGCTGATGAGTTATTCGGACAATTAAGCCTGACTGACCGAACGCTTGAGAATATTGTAGCCTCGGGCAAAAATCTTTCTATTAATACTCCACCGTCATTCACACTCATGTCTTCGATTCGGGGTTTGGGTAAAAGCGGAGAATTGTCAGGCGCTATTGTGAATATGACACCGGGTGATTTGACCAATCCGATTATTGTATCCTCAAACGTCGTAATTGCAGAACTGGTCAGGAGAGAACCGTTTGAAGAAGCTTCGTACCAGCGAGTAAAAGAAGATATCCGCAATGAGATGATGTTTGCTCTACAGAACGTTTTATTTGCGAGATGGATTGAAAATCTGAAAAACAAAGCTGTAATAGAGGATCTCAGGAACCGTAGAATCGAGGGCCGTCATCTCCATCTTTAGTCTGATAATTTAAGGCTCTCGTTATTATCAACATCAGGACTTTCTGGCTCATTTCTTTAGCCAAATACAGATAACTCAGTTTTAATTCAATTATCCGAATTTCTATCGCTCTGATCGTTTAACGGAGACGCGACATATATCTGCTCCGGTGAATCCTTGTGGAAATCGGACGAATCGAAATCACCGAAAATTTTGTCTATTTTAAATCCGCCCATTTCGAGGATCAATTCCAACTCTTCCGCAAAAAAATACCTCATTGAGGTCTGTTGTCTGATCTCCTCAACGCCGCCGAGCTCGTTTTCTAATCTGTATATAAATTCATACTCATTCCATTTATCCTTCCAGTGAGATTTGACCACCTGCGAAGTTCTGGTCAAACTCCTCCCGTCGGTTATTTCTATTTTCGGCACATCGACTTCCGGTCCGAACGCCGGAGTTAATAATCGATCCGGACTCGGGTTAAAAACGTCAAATATCAAAACTCCGTCGTGCCGGAGATGTTTACGGACAGACTTAAGGCAATTTATCTGATCGTCAATGGATATCAAGTGTTGAAAGGGTCTAAATGGAATTATAACCAGCTCAAATAATTTACTAATCGTGAAATTCGTCATATCTGCCCTGATAATGTCTATCCTGTCCGCCAACGAATTCGGCTCTTCTACAAGCTTCTTTTTAAATCTCTGCAGCATCGGCATCGAATAGTCCAGCACGGTCACATGGCTGCCTGAATAGGCTACCGGAATTGAAACTCTGCCCGTTCCGCATCCAAGCTCCAATACATCTCCTGAGATTCGGTTGGCCCAATCGACGTAAAATTCGACGTCCGTTCTCAGTGCGTAGAGTGGAAGGAAGTCGTATAATTCTGAGAGCAGTTCATTTGAATAATCACCGTATCTCAGATACATATTGCGATTATTCAATTAGATTTACAAGGCGAGGTGTTTAGAAACTAATTTTGATTCTCATTCCATTCGCCCATATTGGCAAATTTGGATAATCGATTTTCCAACAATATATCTGTCGGCAGGTTGCTCAGTTCTCTGATATTGGTTATGATCGTCTCCTTCAAATTCGCCGCGGCGCCCTCCGGGTCTCTGTGTGCTCCCCCGTTCGGCTCACTGATTATGCCGTCAATGACTCCTAATTCTTGAAGGTCTGAAGGTATCGGCTTCAAAGCTTCAGCAGCCTCCGGAGCTTTGGTGGGGTCGCGAAAAAGGATAGATGCGCACCCTTCCGGAGAGATAACGCTGTACCACGTATTTTCCATCATCAGAACTCTATCTCCCAATCCGATGCCGAGCGCGCCCCCGCTTGCACCCTCCCCTATTATAATTACAAGTATGGGTATCTTTAATTTGCTCATTTCAAGAAGATTCCTGGCAATTGCTTCAGCCTGTCCTCTTTCCTCGGCGCCGA is part of the Candidatus Neomarinimicrobiota bacterium genome and encodes:
- a CDS encoding peptidyl-prolyl cis-trans isomerase, with protein sequence SAANLFAFDAADIGFDAAADGEGVIIQQTPPIRNNDVSPGNVGQLRDAVIFAFTAEQGALSDVLQNETGYFVFRLEEIEESTVKSLDEVRSVIKFEIEQEKRSLKAKDYADELFGQLSLTDRTLENIVASGKNLSINTPPSFTLMSSIRGLGKSGELSGAIVNMTPGDLTNPIIVSSNVVIAELVRREPFEEASYQRVKEDIRNEMMFALQNVLFARWIENLKNKAVIEDLRNRRIEGRHLHL
- a CDS encoding class I SAM-dependent methyltransferase, which encodes MYLRYGDYSNELLSELYDFLPLYALRTDVEFYVDWANRISGDVLELGCGTGRVSIPVAYSGSHVTVLDYSMPMLQRFKKKLVEEPNSLADRIDIIRADMTNFTISKLFELVIIPFRPFQHLISIDDQINCLKSVRKHLRHDGVLIFDVFNPSPDRLLTPAFGPEVDVPKIEITDGRSLTRTSQVVKSHWKDKWNEYEFIYRLENELGGVEEIRQQTSMRYFFAEELELILEMGGFKIDKIFGDFDSSDFHKDSPEQIYVASPLNDQSDRNSDN